TCAGAGAAGTCCAGTGGTACATTCTCAAGTAGACCAACGGCGTCATCGAGACCAGGTTCGTCTGGTGCATCATCTACAGGCTCTTCTACAGGTTCTTCCCATGTTTCATCAGGATCCGAGTCCAGAAAGTCGAGTTCAGCCTCCAGTTCAGTGAAGTCCAGTGGTACATTCTCAAGTAGACCAACGGCGTCATCGAGACCAGGTTCGTCTGGTGCATCATCTACAGGCTCTTCTACAGGTTCTTCCCATGTTTCATCAGGATCCGAGTCCAGAAAGTCGAGTTCAGCCTCCAGTTCAGTGAAGTCCAGTGGTACATTCTCAAGTAGACCAACGGCGTCATCGAGACCAGGTTCATCCACCGGCCCATCTGCAGGTTCTTCTAATCGTTTGTATTACCGTTCTTCACCGAGAAGTAGTGGATCTTATGCTACGAGATCATTTTCGTCATATATACCGAATACTTTGGTCACCAGGACTCGATCGACATCTACTtagtttttgttgattgtgGTATTTTATTACCCTTGgttattttattgttacttttttgttttttattgtttCAGGTTATTTTTACTACACTGCCTACTGTTTTAGTATTTTGTTATAAGTGTTATATTAAATAttgttattctttttttctcattgcATGCTATTGAGCCATAAAAAATTCTAATTTGTGAACCTCTTTCCTATTTTAgtatttttctcaaattgtTTTTATGTATTGACTGGTTGCAAACGCGGTTTATTGAAGGATAAGGCAAGAATTTGGAGTTGAATATAGTGTTTACGTGTTTACTTTCATCACAGACAACATGGTTGATTGCAGCATATTAGAACCACGTTACAGTATCGGTAATTTATCTGTTGAAGACTACGATAATGGTGTATTACACGTGTTATCACAGTTGACGACTGTGGGCGATGTTAGAAGAgaagatttcaataaatttgtaaaattaCAACAGGATAACGAGAACCATAAAACTTTTGTTAtcaaagacattgaaacaAACAAGGTTGTAGGCATAGCGACGCTATTGATTGAGATCAAGCTTATACACGGATATTCTAAAGTTGGGCATATCGAGGATGTGGCTATTGATAAAAGCGTTCGAGGTAAAAAGTTAGGTGCATATATCATCCGTTACCTGTGTGAGCTAGCCAAATCAAGGGGCTGTTACAAGACCATACTAGACtgtgatgatgaaaatgttgGGTTTTACGAAAAATGTGGGTTATCCAGAAGAGGAGTTGAGATGGAATACCGAGATTAACTCAGGTGGTATCATTGAGAATCATTATTGAAGTATATTTGCAAACAGATAGTGGCAAGATattgatatatatataaacCTATATACATATCTCATTATCTTTATAAAGGGCTAATATTTAAGGGTTAGAGTATATAAAAGATACAAATCAGTGTACGAGTATatgcaacaaaaaatatgttgTAATGCAATGGTGCTGGGTGTGACTGCCAGAATATTGCCattgattttcaattaCAATTTGTTAGGACTAGTGACTTAACAGTTGAGATTGACAAGCAATCTAGTTTCAAAAGTCGTTTAAGAGAGAATCGAAAGGAGGGAGCTATGTAAATTAACGGCTAATATGACAAAATAATATGGGAGTTCCCAAAACTTTAAGagttttattattttccatttcaaaattagaAACATTTTTGTAGATCCAAGGCTTCAGCAAACCTGTCACTGAGTTAGGCAACTCTAGTTTGCCTTTTAAGTGGAATTATAAATATGGTTGAGTGTTTTTATAAAGGGCCTATTTATCTCTACTGTATATAATACAAACCTTTAACGAGGTAGATAGTTACAGGATTGATAGCAATCGCACAACTGCCATTTTAACGCCATGGGTTCGCACGAGTGCCTTGAATATGTCTGTGAGATCTAAATCTGTGTTGGTGGAGACATGGAAATCCGACGTacaatgttttgattttgtaaaGTCTATCAACCACGTTATGGTCACCAAGGGTGAGGGTTTCCTCAATTTGATTGCCAAAGTGGCCGGAGAGTGAGCAAAGAGCGTATGAGGGTCAAGGACAGTGATGTTGTTCAACGATTCGATGTGAACATCCATGGGGAGTAGGGAATACCAACTACGTCTGCGTTTCTCTCTCATGCGTACCAAGGTATTCAAACGGTAAATGAAGAGAGAGATATTTTTTGAGGCTTGACATTCACCAACGAGAGTATTAATGGTGACTGATTCATCAATGGTGAGAGCGGGGGGTGTTATAGATAAATGGGATACGGTGCCATTGTCGCCAATGGACAAGTTGATTGTGAACACCCCCACAGAGGCGAAGTCTAGAGACATGGTAATTGAGTTCCCCATCTTCCTGTATGAGGGGACAGACATTTGAGGAGACGCCAGTTTGGCGTATTGCAGCCGCTGCTCGATATCGAGTGAAGGCAGTCTAGAGTGACAAGATACCAAATGAAAAGCATACTTGTACGTATCTAACGTACGTGGCTTGATTGACTTGACGGATCTTTTCGTTTTCTCAATTAGTTTCCTCCTTAGAGCGTTTCGTTTCTCAATAAGAGAATCTCGTTGGGTAAGTATCTCCTCCATTTGTTgctgtttattttctccCCTTAATTCTTCTCCTTGATTTCCTATTGGACTAACTTGACcttattgttgttgcagATGTTGTAACTGTTGTCTAATAAATCTACGTAGGTGTTTGTGTATTGGTTTTTTCTTATGTTTCCGTTGCAGCGCCTTTCTTAGCCGTCGCATTTTGGATGGCGTGTCTAGCGGCGGCGGTAACAGACGGTCGCGCGTTACCGTCAGCGGGTCCCAGTCAAGTTGCGGAGACGCCGGGCGCACAGGCGGAGCGTGCGACGGCGGTAGCGCGTCGGCGTGCACAGGACCCTTGGAGAGCGGCGGGCCAAGAAGGTCGTCGCCACCAGGACCCACCTTGTTGCGTGTGAAGGGCCCACTACGTGGAGACGTCCCCAATGTACGCCGATCTGCTATTCTGTCCACGAAACGTCGTCGCGGACCAGAGACTGCGTTACCGGTGGCTCGAGTAGAATGTTGCCCATGAGGGAGAGATTCCCCCTGAATGTTGAATTGTCCATGTTGGTTGTCACTATTGTCATTATGGTCCTTTTCATGACCAGAAACAAgatcaacaccaacatcGGCTCTCCACAGAGACCCGGCATCCCCCATTGAACGGAGATGACCATTGTCTCTAAGAATGGCACCCGTATGTAAATCAACTATATCACCATACGTATCATCCACCTGGGAGTAGTGCTGGATAATGCGTGTCCATGTCTCTCGTACACGTCGCAGAGACGCAGCCCGAGCAGCCCCAAGATCGACACTTGTAGAGGCAGTTGTAGAGGCAGTTGTAGAGGTGTTCATGGCAATGACAACACCCGTGTATGTATCTATTCACAGGTGTCGTTGTATATGTATACGTGTGTCGTTGTATGCGTCTCCACGTATAAGTGCACGTACTCCCGTCCCTGTCGTTCCCCCATCAACGCCCCCCCATCAACGCCCCCCGGTCAACGCCCCCCGGTCAACGCCCCCGTCGTCGCTGTCGTCGCTGTCGTCGCTGTCGACGGTCCGCGTGCGCTCCAAATTCCCATGCGCAGCCCAGCATTGACGAAACGCCTCCATCTCCAAAGTGCATGCCCGCCAGTCGCCCGTGTCGAAATGGCACAAAAGGAGCCGCTCGTTTTCGGCGGCGCACCCTGTCTTGAGGATCCGTTGGTCCCATTCGTCGGGGGCATCGTCGTACTCCGACGCTGGTGGGAGtgtgttgt
The Pichia kudriavzevii chromosome 2, complete sequence DNA segment above includes these coding regions:
- a CDS encoding uncharacterized protein (PKUD0B07670; similar to Saccharomyces cerevisiae YFL017C (GNA1); ancestral locus Anc_8.58) translates to MVDCSILEPRYSIGNLSVEDYDNGVLHVLSQLTTVGDVRREDFNKFVKLQQDNENHKTFVIKDIETNKVVGIATLLIEIKLIHGYSKVGHIEDVAIDKSVRGKKLGAYIIRYLCELAKSRGCYKTILDCDDENVGFYEKCGLSRRGVEMEYRD
- a CDS encoding uncharacterized protein (PKUD0B07680), which produces MEEILTQRDSLIEKRNALRRKLIEKTKRSVKSIKPRTLDTYKYAFHLVSCHSRLPSLDIEQRLQYAKLASPQMSVPSYRKMGNSITMSLDFASVGVFTINLSIGDNGTVSHLSITPPALTIDESVTINTLVGECQASKNISLFIYRLNTLVRMREKRRRSWYSLLPMDVHIESLNNITVLDPHTLFAHSPATLAIKLRKPSPLVTITWLIDFTKSKHCTSDFHVSTNTDLDLTDIFKALVRTHGVKMAVVRLLSIL
- a CDS encoding uncharacterized protein (PKUD0B07690; similar to Saccharomyces cerevisiae YDL139C (SCM3); ancestral locus Anc_7.312), which translates into the protein MNTSTTASTTASTSVDLGAARAASLRRVRETWTRIIQHYSQVDDTYGDIVDLHTGAILRDNGHLRSMGDAGSLWRADVGVDLVSGHEKDHNDNSDNQHGQFNIQGESLPHGQHSTRATGNAVSGPRRRFVDRIADRRTLGTSPRSGPFTRNKVGPGGDDLLGPPLSKGPVHADALPPSHAPPVRPASPQLDWDPLTVTRDRLLPPPLDTPSKMRRLRKALQRKHKKKPIHKHLRRFIRQQLQHLQQQ
- a CDS encoding uncharacterized protein (PKUD0B07700; similar to Saccharomyces cerevisiae YLR218C (COA4); ancestral locus Anc_7.311), with the protein product MRENTSSNSSNNNNTLPPASEYDDAPDEWDQRILKTGCAAENERLLLCHFDTGDWRACTLEMEAFRQCWAAHGNLERTRTVDSDDSDDSDDGGVDRGALTGGR